ACGCGGTAGTGCAGCTCGGCATCGTCATACGTACGGAAGTGCGGCATACCGACAGCCTGCCCGCCCGGCGCCGGCCGAGACCCGCCACCCGGCCCGCGGCGTAGGACCGACGACCGACCCGATCCCCGCCCCGCGACAGGGGCGCAGTCCCGCTACGGCTCTTACGCTGGCCCGATGACCGCTGACCCACCCGCCCTCTCCACCTCGCCCCGCGCCCGCGACGCGCACCCCGGCGACGTCACCGGCGGCGTCCTGGCCCCGGCCCACCGCGCCCTCACCCTCGGCATCGTCTCCGTCGTCTCCCTCGTCGCCTTCGAGGCCAGCGCCGTGAACACCGCGATGCCGGTCGCCGCCCGCGCCCTGCACGGCATCGGCCTGTACGCCTTCGCCTTCTCCGCGTTCTTCACGGCGAGCCTGTTCGCGATGGCGCTGGCCGGCGTGTGGAGCGACCGGCACGGCCCGCTCGCGCCGCTGTTCACGGGGATCGCCGGGTTCGGGGCGGGCCTGCTGATCGCCGGCGCCGCCGGGGACATGACGATGTTCGTCGCGGGCCGCGGGGTGCAGGGCCTCGGCGGCGGGCTGGTGATCGTCTCGCTGTACGCCGTGGTCGGCCGGGCCTACCCCGAGCGGCTGCGCCCGTCGGTCATGGCGGCGTTCTCCGCGGCCTGGGTGGTCCCGGTGATCGTCGGCCCGCTGCTCGCCGGGACCGTCACCGAACAGTTCGGCTGGCGCTGGGTGTTCGTCGCCATCCCCGTGCTGATACTGCTGCCGCTCGCCGTGATGCTGCCGGCCCTGCGCAAGCTGCCGCGTACCGGGCCGGGACCGGGCGGCGGCGTGCGGGGCGTCCTGGGCAGCCGGCGCTGCCGGCTCGCGCTGGCCGTCGCGGTGGGCGCGGGCCTGCTCCAGTACGCGGGCCGGCGCCCGGGCTGGGCGGCGCTGCTGCCCGCGGCGGCGGGACTGGTCCTGCTGGCGCCGGCCCTCGTGCGGCTGCTGCCCCGCGGCACGTTCCGCGCCGGGCGCGGGCTGCCCACCGTCGTCCTGATGCGCGGACTGGCCGCCGGGGCGCTGGTCGCCGCCGAGAGCTTCATCCCGCTGATGCTGGTCACCCAGCGCGGGCTGTCCGCCACCCTCGCCGGGCTCTCCCTCACCGGCGGCGGACTGACCTGGGCCCTGGGCTCGTACGTGCAGAGCCGGCCGCGCCTGGAGGCCCACCGGGAGCGGCTGATGGGCCTGGGCATGGCCCTGCTCGCGCTGGCGATCGCCCTGGTGCCGCTGGCGCTGGTCGACGGGATGCCGGTCTGGGTCGTCGCGGCGGCCTGGACGGTCGGCGGCTTCGGGATGGGCCTGAACATCTCCAGTGGCGGTGTCCTGCTGCTGAAGCTGTCCCGCCCCGAGGAGACCGGCAGCAATTCCGCGTCCCTGCAGATGGCGGACGCGCTGGGCAACGTCGCCTTCGTCGGCCTGAGCGGCGCGCTGTTCGTCGCCTTCGGCGGCGGCGCGATCACGGCGGCCCCCACCGGACCGGGCGCGAGCCACCCGGCGGCCTTCACGGCGGTCTTCGCCGCGATGGCCGTCGTGGCGGCAGCGGGGGCGACTACGGCCACCCGCCTTCAGCCGAAGGCTTGACCTCCCACGTTTTCGGCTTTCCCGCCGTGGTGGTTGCTCGCCGTTGCTCCCCCACTGCCTGAAGGGCGTGGGAGGTACCCCCAGCGGCGGGCGGGTTGTCTGTGGGTGCGGTGCCGGCCCTCCGGACTTCGTCCTGCGGTCCGTCCCCTCCCGTGGGGGGAGAGGTGGAAGGTCGGTGGGGGTGAGTGTGAAGGATCACGCTCGCCCCCACTCAGGTTTTCCCACCCACTACGGGAGGGGCCGCGCCGCAGGACGAAGTCCGGAGGAGCGGCACCGCACCCGACCACCCACGCCCGCCGCTGGGGGTACCTCCCACGCCCTTCAGGCAGTGGGGGCGCAACGGCGAGCAACAGGCACGGTGGGAAAGCCGACAACGTGCGGGGGCGCCGCAAAGCGCACGGCGGGGCGGACAACAACGTGGGAGGGCCGCAAGAGCCGGTCCAAGGACCGGCTACGCTGGCGCGGTTGCCGATCGCCGAGTTCACCGACGGAGACCGTGACTACCACCACCAGCGCCACCAACAACCACCACCTGTCCCCGGCCTTCCCGGGACGGGCGCCCTGGGGTACCGCGAACAAGCTGCGCGCCTGGCAGCAGGCGGCCATGGACCGGTACATCCAGACCCAGCCGAGAGACTTCCTCGCCGTCGCCACCCCGGGCGCCGGCAAGACCACCTTCGCGCTCACCCTCGCCTCCTGGCTGCTGCACCACCACGTCGTGCAACAGGTGACGGTCGTCGCACCGACCGAGCACCTGAAGAAGCAGTGGGCGGAGGCCGCGGCCCGGATAGGGATCAAGCTCGACCCGGAGTACAGCGCGGGGCCGCTGGGCCGCGAGTACCACGGCGTCGCGGTGACCTACGCCGGCATCGGCGTACGCCCCATGCTGCACCGCAACCGCATCGAGCAGCGCAAGACCCTGGTGATCCTCGACGAGATCCACCACGCCGGCGACTCCAAGTCCTGGGGCGAGGCGTGCCTGGAGGCGTTCGAGCCGGCCACCCGGCGGCTCGCGCTGACCGGTACGCCGTTCCGCTCCGACACCAACCCGATCCCCTTCGTGACCTACGAGGAGGGCAACGACGGGATCCGGCGCTCGGCCGCCGACTACACCTACGGCTACGGCAACGCGCTGGGCGACGGCGTGGTCCGGCCGGTCATCTTCCTCTCCTACAGCGGCAACATGCGCTGGCGCACCAAGGCGGGCGACGAGATCGCGGCCCGGCTCGGCGAGCCGATGACCAAGGACGCGGTCTCGCAGGCGTGGCGCACCGCGCTGGACCCGCGCGGCGAGTGGATGCCGAACGTGCTGCGCGCCGCCGACC
The sequence above is a segment of the Streptomyces lydicus genome. Coding sequences within it:
- a CDS encoding MFS transporter, with amino-acid sequence MTADPPALSTSPRARDAHPGDVTGGVLAPAHRALTLGIVSVVSLVAFEASAVNTAMPVAARALHGIGLYAFAFSAFFTASLFAMALAGVWSDRHGPLAPLFTGIAGFGAGLLIAGAAGDMTMFVAGRGVQGLGGGLVIVSLYAVVGRAYPERLRPSVMAAFSAAWVVPVIVGPLLAGTVTEQFGWRWVFVAIPVLILLPLAVMLPALRKLPRTGPGPGGGVRGVLGSRRCRLALAVAVGAGLLQYAGRRPGWAALLPAAAGLVLLAPALVRLLPRGTFRAGRGLPTVVLMRGLAAGALVAAESFIPLMLVTQRGLSATLAGLSLTGGGLTWALGSYVQSRPRLEAHRERLMGLGMALLALAIALVPLALVDGMPVWVVAAAWTVGGFGMGLNISSGGVLLLKLSRPEETGSNSASLQMADALGNVAFVGLSGALFVAFGGGAITAAPTGPGASHPAAFTAVFAAMAVVAAAGATTATRLQPKA